Below is a genomic region from Methanofastidiosum sp..
TATCTCGCTTCAACTGGCGATGCTGCTGAAAAGAGTTCAGAAAGATATTTAATTTTTTTATCTTGAGAACCTTTACCCCCATATGCAGACACTTTTTCAAAAAGGTCCATAAGATATATTATATCAATTTTTATGTCAAAGAATGTTTGTTGTTTTTTTTGTTCTATTGCCTTTTCTATCCCCTCACCAAAGTCTCCGGAAGAATATACATATTCTTCAATTTTTTTTTCTGCTATTCCTGTAATCTTCGAAATAACTTTTAAAAGAAGTTTTGGGCCGATCCCTAATTCCTTCTCTGTCCATTTAGGGAATACATATCCTGCTAATAGTCCAGTTACAAAAGGGAGAACATCATCAGGAACTACTAAAAAGAAATTAGATAAAATATCCCTCTTCTCGAGTTTAGAAGAGGTCGATGTCAACTTTTCATATACTTCGACAAGCTCTTTGTAGAGCATTTAATAACCTCTGTAATTAAGATATGAAACTGTGACTAATATTGAAATATATGCTCCAAATATCATTTCTAATATTGGGATACCATATATAATAAATTTACCTAGTAAATCTGCTGAAAAAAAGTAATACAAGATAAATGAAACGGACATCGGCGTAAAAAATAACAAAAGAAACGATAAGATGAACAGGAAAAATGAAGGTAGTGTATAATGTAACGATAATATTATACTATTTTTTACTGCTTTGAATGGAGACAGATTATCTATTATTATTGAAGGGGACACAAAAAAGAAAAAAGGTGCAAGAAAGAATCCCATTAAGGTAAGGATGGGGTGCACTGCATAAAACAAAATTCCTGTTAGGAATACTATAAATGCCATTATATTTACGAAAAGGACTTTTAATATCTTTGAATATGCTTCTTTTATTGAATTAGTATAGTTTTTTTTACCGATAGTTGCAAAATCTCTCAATATGATCGAAGAAAGATTAAATGCAAAGATCATGAGGATTGAATAAATCAATAATGCAATTATTATAAATATCGCCCATCTATATACAAAAGCTATGACTTCGCCTCCTGATTGGAAAGATAAAAGGCCTTCGCCCAGATATTGGAATAGGTATGAAGTTATTAATATATAAAATAAAGTTGGAATTAAGAAAGGTAGAAGTACCTGAATATTAAAACTCTGACGTGAAACAGAGAAAACCTCCCCTAATGAAAGTTTGGGCATAATGAAACAGTAAAATATTGATTAAAAAACATTTTGGTTACTTTAGAAGCAAGAAAAATAGGAGCAATACTATCAAAAGTAAAAATCCTATAAGGATACCGCCATAGAGCAGTATATTATTAGTAGAACTTATACCTTTAGAGGATTCAAGGAGTTGGGTGCATTGAGATATATAGTCTTCACAGGCGGAAACCTTCCCAACATCTCCTAAATTATTGAATTCAGCGCTTGCTTTTTGGAAATAAGACTTTGCATTCTGGTAATCCTTTGAAGAAAAGTAAGTTTTACCCATATCAAAGTAGTCTATGGCCTTTTTGTAATTATCAATTTTTAACATGTTGCCCTGAATCAAATTAACTTTTTGATTGTCCCCTAGTCTTTGATATATCACAAGAGCATTATTAAATGCAGAATATGCTTTGTCAAAGTTTTCTTCAGAGAAATATTTATTTGCTTCTTCGAGATAATTTTGGGCTTCTACGTAATTATTTGCCTTTCCAATCATTTCCTCTGCTTTTAGTGCTGCATCAAAATCTTGTTTATTTAATGAGGCTGTTTTAGCATCTTCAAAATATAAGATGGATTTCTGATATTCTCCCATATCAAAGAAATATAATCCCATCTCATATGAGGATCCTGTGTTCAGGAAAAGTTCACATTTTTGAATATAGCCATCTGCTTCTAGAACTTTGTTTGTATTTTTATCTTTTTTATATTCTTCTCTTGCTATTTTAAAGTATACAAGGGCATCCCGATAATCCTCATTGTTAAATGAGTTCATGGCCTGACTGAAATACATATCTGCCTTATTTGCAGCCATCATGTTTTCATACCCTGAAATCGCATTAGAATAATCTGCTAAGACTAAATCAAGCGTTCCATTGTGGTCCATGTCTTTTATGACGACATATTCTGTCATGTAATTCTGGGTAGATTGCCATAAAAGGTGGCCACCCCCATCCAATAAAAATATCTGACCATAGGCTTTATTGAATCTATATGTAGAGGAAGAACCTGCAACTATCTCCCCATGACCATCCTCATTAAGATCTGATGAATGAACATTTGATAATGCCATACCCAAATTACTTTCCCATACTCTTGCACCTGTTTTATCAATTACATAGAGTTTCTCTCCAGCTGCAATTACTTCAAGATTTCCATCTCCAATAATATTTGCCACTATAAGATCTGAACCCTGTTTTATTGGATAAAGCCATAATAGATGGAGGGTACCTCCCTCTTTTGTATGGAAACAGTATACATATTTTTCAGATAATGCAATGATTTCTATTTTTTCGTCACCTACTTGATATTCGCTGCCATTATCAAGATTAGTGGCAATGACTTTCTTGATAGCCATGCCTGCACCAGTTATGTAAGAGTGCGTCTTAGTCCAGTTAGGCGTAGTTGATGAATTATAATCGTAAATAGAAATATTTCCTTCGCCCGAGATATTTTCACCTCCTGTGATAATCTCTCTTTCAATGTCAGAATCTAGATTTGCAGAAGTGATGCTATTAAGAGGCTTTGATGGTTTTGCGATTGTTGAAAAAATATAATCATAACTATCATAACTAATCATACTTGCATTGACACCTGCCAATAAAGCAACTTCTTTACCTTCCCCAAATATATCTGCAGACTTAATCTCACTTATAGGTACAGATTTGAAATATTTTTTAGATATACCTTGTTCGGTAAGGATATAAAAGTGGGACTCTGTCAATAACAAAATATCGTTTTGACCATTGCCGTTGAAATCAATTCCATAAGCGTCTTTTGGGTAAAATCTAGCACCAGGAGGGTGTGAATCAGTTATAGAAGCCATTGTACTATCTACATTGCCTATTTCTTTATTCCAGATTACCTCGCCATTATAGTTCAAAAGATATATGTAACCATTTTCGTAGGATTCACCTCTTTTAAATCCAGTTGTTACTAGAAGTTTACCTACTGAATCTTGTGAGTAATCGATTAACCTCGTTGACATTATCATGTCGCCTTTGGGTTTATTGGTAAATTTCAAGGACATTTCACTAGCCGAAATGACAGACAAAAAAATCAATATTATAAAAAATACAGGGATGATTTTTGATTTTTGAATATTTAAAAATTTTATTTTAGCCGTATTCATGTTTTAATGACCTCTATTATTCAGCTAATGATAAACCTAAATATCAGTATTATTAGTTATTATTGCTATACTAATATATAAAGTTTTCCCTAATAATAATAGACAATGAGAAAATTAGAAATTAAATATTGTTAAACAATACTAAAAATAAAAAATTAATTTAATCGTTATTTAGAAAGGAACTTTTAGATTGTATTTCTTCCTGTTTTCTATTTTCTTTTTACTTCTATTCTTTTTAATTTTTGAAAGTTTTTTCACAAGTTCTATATCTACAGGTATTTTATCTTCCTTTCCAAGTTCTAAGTACCCCTCTTGAACTGCTGCTTCAAAGGTCTTCTGTCCCGTTTTTGTTCTCACAATAACTGTGTTCCATCCTTCAGGTGCGCCAATTGAACCAATTGATATATCGGAGAGTTCTGCAGTAAAGTCTGGGCAAATCGAACAACTCTCTTGTTCGTACTCTCTGACTATGTCAATAGGGATCTTCTGTATATCTCCTGAAACAGAGTAAATCACATAGTTTCCTGCGCCTATGTCTACTTTGTATGTATCTTCAGCCCTTATTTCACCTAACTCTTCCATCATCTTTATCATTGCATTGTATCTAAAGTTGTGAGTACAAAATAATCCTACTCTGAGAGAGATCTTATCAATTACGCTTCTAAGGGACAATGGATATATCTCAAGTTTTCTAACTGCTTGATGAACACAAGGTAGCCCCACTATTGCTATATTTTTTAGATAATTTGAAGTTGCGGCATCTTTTAATATGTTTAAAGTTGGACAGAGATTGTAGGTTGTTCCAGTTGTTTCAAGTAATTCATCATAATCAGTTACAAGAGCGGACCTTGCAAGCCAGTATTTCTCTTTATCCTTCCCACCTGTTAAAATTCCATCAATTATACGTGAATCGAGACAGTAATTCATAAGTGCTGTCGTTGTTCCGCCACTTTGCGCATTTTTTAATATCTCTTGATTGGTAGCTCTTACAGTATAAATTGACATATATCTGCCAAGATATTCATCAATGGAGGTACTTTCATCTTTAAATACAGTTTCATTTATGTAGTCTAATGGCATGTAGCTTCTAGGGCATTGGAATCTGCACTCCCCACATTTTACACATATTTCATCTCTTAAGACAGGTTTTCCTTCAATATCAGATAGCGCTAATGTAGGACATACGGCTGTGCAAAGTCCACATGATATACATAGTGCTCTTTGAGTAATGTATCGGATATTAATCTCGGAATTTTCTTCAATGTTTGTGAAAGCTTGAAGATATTTCTCATCATTTCTTAAGAAGGCATCGAAAAATCGCTCTATGATCTCAGGGCTTGGTGGGCAGCCGGGTATTGCATAGTCAACTTTTACCAATTCACTGATTGGTAAGAATGCATCTGTTTCGGGCATAGGCATCTGATTTCCAGCAGAATGCATTAGAATACCTGTGGTAACGGCACACGCACCTAAAGCTGCAACTTTTTTTGACCTTTGCCTTATTTCGGTTACAAGTTTCATGTGTCCTTTTTCAATTGTTCCTACCGCCCCCTCAAAAACTGCCAAGTCTAGTTCTTCGGGAGGTTTTCGAGCGTCAATTACAAGAGGATAGTATTTTACATCGTAATCATTTAGGAAATCAGAAATTTTTCCTGTGTCTAAGTGAGACAAAAGACATCCAGAACAAGAAGCCAATTGAAATACGCCAACTTTTGGTTTCATTGGGATTCCTCCATAAAAGAATTAATGACACTTTGAACTTTACCAAATGCATTTTTGACCTCTGTGTTCATCCTTAGCTCCATATTGTTTGGATCTACATTTCCCTGAACCAATATCAGCTTAACGTTAGAAGAAAAATTACAAATTTCATGAGGGATATTCATACTGTGGGAAGATTTTATGAATCCTTCAGATTGTACTTCTTTTCCATCTAAGACTAACACATCACCAAGCTTTCCTTTAAAATCTCCGCAGTCTATTATGTATAAGTTTTTTATTTTATGTTTTGAGGAGTTAATAAGATTCAAAAAGGGAGATATTCCGGATCCACAGTCTATAACGGCAAGATTATTATATTTTTCTTCAATTTTTTCATCTTTTAGTTTTTTGACAAATTCAGTGCCAAATCCATCATCACCGAAAAGAGGATTCCCACATCCTAATATGAGATTTTCTTTGTCCAAGTATTCCATTACATGTACCTCCTTTCGAGTATTTTGCCATCGGTATCCTTAACTATTATACAGTGAGTTGCACAATCAAGACAGGGATCGTATGATCTCATAATGACTTCAGCATACTCCTGAGGTGAACCTTCTATAGCCTTTCCTATTGTTGGAATATTCCAAGTTGTGGGAGATATTATTCTATAATCCCTCATAATTCCATTTTGATCAGTTTTGGCCATATGTATTAAAGTTCCTCTTGGGGCCTCATATACCCCTATACCTTCTCCTTCTTTTACAGTAATATGGTCTGGTTTTGTCTTGCCATTAACATCTAGTTGGTCTAAAAGTTCTTCAGCCCTATAAACCATAACTAACATTTCTCTTGCTCTCGCAACATTGATGTAGAGTGCTGAATCCCCCGAGAATCTTTTGAATTTTATGAATCTTGCTCTTGGACCAGTTTCAACAGTTTCTCCATAATAAAGAGGGATCATAGTATTCGTCATTCTTCCTTCTTCCTCTTTTCCATAAAATCTAGAAGGTATTACTTCTCTGATTGCTTCAATGTTAATTTCGTTCCTATCTCCATAAGTCATGTGTGTAGCCAAGATGCTTGAATTAGATATTCCAATATTATTTGGTAAGTTCTCAAGTTTTTTTTCTATTGTTTCTATAAACAAATCTTTTTGTAAATGTGCATTTTTTTCATATTTTCTTACAAGCCTATACAAACTTGCAGATGCTCTCTGACTTATATTTTTATTAAATCCACCTACGCAATAATTAGAAGGATGAATAGCTTCTCCTCCTACAATATCTTTCATTTTTTGACCAATTCTTCTCAATTCTTGGATTCGTTCTATGGATTCTTTTTTAATTTTCTCATCATCTATTATGTCATTAAGAATTAGAAATTGGTGAAGTGCATGATCTTGCATTTTGCTTGCAAGACCTAAAATTTCCCTCAATATCAATGCGTCCTGGGGTATCTCAAGTCCAAATGCCCCTTCAATTGCTTGGCATGATGCTTCTGCATGAGATATCGGGCAAAGCCCACATATCCTCATTGAGGCCTTTGGAGTAAATTCATAAGTTCTGCCCAAAGTCAATGACTCGAAACTTCGTACCATTGTCGTCGAGATATAATATGCTCTTTCAACTATTCCTTCCTCATCAACATGAAGAACAAGTCTTGCATGCCCTTCATGCCTAGTTGTTGGGTCAAGGCTAACAATCCTCTCCCCTTTGCCTTCCATATTATTCCTCCATAATATATATTCATTACATTTGTATACATTTAAATATTGCGGTAATAAAAAATAAAATATTTGGTTAAAAACCAATAATAATAAAAATAGCCGGATATTACTTGTTTTCTAATGTTGATTCTAAGAATTTCTTCAATTGAAGATAATCGTTTTCTATTCTTATAGGGCATCCTTGTCTTCGGTCAACATCCTTCATTGCTTCTGGAAGCTCTGGTTCAAATCCGAGTAATGATTTTATTTCCTCAGGGAATTTTGCCGGATGAGCTGTTTCTAAAGAAATGCTTAGGCCGTAGTCTCCATTATCATGATAGTATGATTCAAGCCCTGCCCAACCGACTGCACCATGAGGTTCTAGAACTACATTATATTTGTCGTATACATTCTTTATTGTGTCTCTTGTTTTTTGGTCTGAAATACTTCTAGAATAAATATTTTCTTTCATTTTTTTGATATCAGGGTATTTGAAAACTTTTCCAGATTTATCAACTGTTCCCCCATATAATTCAAAGAATCTAGCCAGATTTGAAGGATGTCCAACGTTCATTGCGCTTGATATACATGCTTTAGATGGAGAAAGTTTTTGATAGTTCCCATTACCTAGATATTGGGGAAACTCATCATTTTCATTTACTGCCATTATTAGCCTATGGAGGGGTAATCCCATTCTTCTGCCAAATTCGCATCCAAGTGAATTACCAAAGTTTCCGGAAGGAACGGACACTAGGAATTTCTCCCCTTCTTCTGACTTCTCGAGATAAGAGTAAAAATAATAAATCATTTGAGGAAGTATCCTCCCTATATTAATTGAATTTGCAGATGTTAAATTAAATTTTGCCAAGTCATTGTCCTGGAAGGCCATCTTTACAAGATTCTGGCAATCGTCAAATTTTCCATTTACGGCAAGTGTTGTAACATTATCCCCTATTGTATCAAGTTGTTTTTTCTGTCTCCCAGATACTTCACTTTCAGGATACAAAATAAATACATTAATTCCACTTACGCCTTTGAAAGCTTCTCCAACTGCGCTGCCTGTATCTCCAGAAGTTGCAACTAGTATATTTAGTTGTTTTTTCTCATCTTTTAAAGCCCCCATTAAACGCGCCATCATTCTAGCGGCAAAATCTTTAAAAGAAGCAGTTGGCCCTTGGTCTAGTCTTAGAACATATTTTCTATCATAGACTTTTTCAATTGGAACTCTAAAATTATATGCTTCTTTGCATAGTTTGAGTAGATGATCTGATTCTATATCTACGTAAAGAAATTTTTCTAAAATTGCGTGAGCTACTTCAAAATACCTTTTACCCCTTAGATCTTCAAGTTCGCCTTTTGAGATATAAGGTATCCTCTCAGGCATAAATAATCCCGCATCGGGCGCCTGGCCCATCATAAGAGCATCTTTGAAACTAACAAGGTCTTTAAATGGAATAAATCCCGCCTCATTAATATTCCTATTAGTGCTATAATATTTAATTCCACCCATAATTTATGCATTTTCTATACAATTTATAAACTTTATTCAAAATTAAAAGATAAAGGAATAATATACTTACAAAGAAGAATAATATAAAAATAAAAGATGTTTATGGCTCAAGTCTTCTTCTGTCGTGAGGGAATAAAACCCCTTCTCTTATATTCTCAAGATTTAGCATTTGCATAATGAGCCTATCTATACCAAGACCAAACCCACCATGTGGCGGCATTCCAAATCTAAATGGTTTTAGGTATGCTTCAAATGAAGAAACAGGGAGTCCTTTCTCTTTTATTCTTGTTCTAAGAACTTCAACATTATGAATCCTCTGACCGCCGGAACTTATTTCTACCCCTTTATAATCCAAATCAAATGCTCTTGCTACATCTCCATCAAAGTTAGTGTAAAATGGTTTTGTTGATAATGGGTATTTTGTCAAGAAATAAAGATCATCGCCATATTTTTCTTTAACAATATTTCCTAGTGCCTTTTCTGACTCTGTGCCTAAATCTTCACCGTGATGAACACTAAATCCACTTTCTTGTAGAAGAGTAATAGCTTCATCATAGTTTACTCTTCTAAAAGGGGTAGAAGGAACATTAACTTCTATTCCCAATAAAGAAAGTTCTTTCTTTCTATTACCACTTACAGATTTCAATATATGAGAAACTAAATTCTCAAGTATATACATTACATCTTCTTCATTTTCTATAAATGACATTTCTATATCCACAGCATCAGATTCAGAAAGATGTCTTCTTGTATTTGATTCCTCTGCTCTGAAGTAGTGCGCCATTTCAAAAACTCTGTCCATTCCTGTAGCCATCATTGTCTGCTTATAGAGTTGAGGAGATTGGGCTAGAAAGGCTTCCCTCTCAAAATAGGATAGTGGGAAAAGTTCTGTTCCACCTTCAGTTCCTGACGCACTTATTTTTGGTGTCTGAATCTCAATAAAGGATTGACTCAAAAGGTATTCTCTTGCAGCACTCAATATTTCACTTCTAATCTTGAATATTGCAGTTACTTTTGGTTTTCTTATATCCATGAATCTGTTATCGAGTCTTGTGTCAATATCTGCATCAACTTTCTCTGAGGGATCAAGAGGAAGACTTGGCTCTGCCATGTTTATTATTTCTATTTCACTGGGTATTACTTCAAGTCCGCCTGGGGCTTGAGGAGAAGATTTAACATTTCCCTTAACTGCAATAACCCATTCTCTTCCTAGAGAATCCATTAATTTAAAAATTTCTTCTGAAACTTTCTTTTTTGGAGCGGTAATCTGGGCAATTCCCTCTCTGTCTCTCAATAAAATAAATTTAATTCCACCTAAATCCCTTCTCTCGTGAACCCACCCGGAAAGAATAACTTCTTCGCCATCTTTTAAATTATCTGAATAACATGTTCTTTTTAGCATTTAAGTCACCGTACATAATTTATCTTTAAGTAATTTTATTGTTTTTGAAGGCTCTGCCCTTCCTTCAGTTTCATTAACAACTTTACCAAACAAAAAGTGTAATGCATTTTCATTTCCAGATTTATAATCTTGAACTGCTTTGGGATTATCTCCCAGTATTTTATCTATTATTTTGAGTAATGTATCTTCGGAACTTATCTGATAGAAGTTCTTTTTATCCATAAGTACAGGTATTGCTTCGCCTGTATCCACAGCATCTTCAATAATCCATTTGGCATTTTTAACAGAAAGTTCTCCTCTTTCGATAAAACCTATCATATCAGAGATATGTTTAGGTGTAATTTTTGATGTGGAAACAGATAAGTTCTTTTCATTTAACCTTCTTTTAAGTTCAGTTGCACACCACTTACCAGCTTCAAGGGGATTTGAATTCTTCGCAGATTCTTCAAAGAAATCTGAGAGGTAAAGGTCAGATATTAACGCGTCCACAATTTCCTCACCTAAGGAATATTCTTCCATGAATCTCTTCTTTTTATTATGGGGAGATTCTGGCAATACTGATTCAATTTCTTGGAGCCACTCTGGACCAATATAAATTGGAACTAAATCAGGGTCAGGGATATATCGATAGTCTGCAACCGTCTCTTTTTTTCTTAGAGTTTTAGTTATCATACTGCCTTCGTCGAAATGTCTTGTCTCCATCGTTATTGTTCCGCCCCTCTGTAAAACTGCTTTCTGTCTGACAATTTCATATTTCAGCGCTTTGTATACACCTTTGACAGAGTTAACATTTTTTATTTCGATTCTGTTTCCGCCCATTATGGAAATATTAACATCTGCCCTAATAGAACCTGATTCTCCCCTTATAACGCCTAAATACTCAAGAGATAACAATAAATCTCTCAAAAATTCTCTTGCATATTCGGGGGATTTAATATCAGGAGCAGTTACTATTTCAGCTAGAGGTACTCCACACCTATTAAGATCAACTTTACCTTCTCTTAGCTCATATCTGCCGGGGTCTTCTTCAATATGAATTTCCCATATACCGACGCCCATGAAGATACCGTTTGCTAATATCGGCTGGGAGGTTCTCTGATAATTTGAAGGTAAGTCGGGATAAAAATAATGTTTTCTTTGGACATAGAAAGGCTTTTCATGGGGCTTGCACCCTAGAAATAAACCTATTTTTAGAAGATTTTCTAAAGCTTTTTCATTTACTCCCATTGGTTTTGATCCAGGTTGAGATGTACATATGGGACAAATATTATTATTTGGAGATGAACTAATATAATCTGTTGAACACTCACAAAATATCTTCTGCTCAGTCTTTAGTTGAACATGTATCTCAAGACCTATTTTTAAATTCAAATCTTTGTATTTATCTTCATGAAGCTGCAATTACATTCCCCCACAGGCTATTTCTACAGCTCTCATGCCCTTTAGTAATTTAGTTTCAGATAAACTATCTGCATGAAGTTGTAATCCTACAGGAAGGCCATTTAATTCACCGACAGGCTGACTTGAAGCACAAATACCTGCAAGATTTGCACTAACAGTAAGTATGTCTGAAGAATACATAGCTAAAGGATCGGATATTCTTTCCCCTATTTTCCAAGGTAATGTGGGCATAGTTGGCCCAATTAGTAGGTCATAAGAATGGAAAATCCTTTTAAAGTCTTCTTTGATGGCACTTCTAGCTTTGAGAGCTTTTGTATACCATCGGCCTCTAAATTCTTCCATGGTAATAAAAGTTCCAAGAAGGACTCTTCTCTTCACTTCTGTCCCCATAGATGTTTCTCTTGTATTTGAAACAGCT
It encodes:
- a CDS encoding tetratricopeptide repeat protein, coding for MSLKFTNKPKGDMIMSTRLIDYSQDSVGKLLVTTGFKRGESYENGYIYLLNYNGEVIWNKEIGNVDSTMASITDSHPPGARFYPKDAYGIDFNGNGQNDILLLTESHFYILTEQGISKKYFKSVPISEIKSADIFGEGKEVALLAGVNASMISYDSYDYIFSTIAKPSKPLNSITSANLDSDIEREIITGGENISGEGNISIYDYNSSTTPNWTKTHSYITGAGMAIKKVIATNLDNGSEYQVGDEKIEIIALSEKYVYCFHTKEGGTLHLLWLYPIKQGSDLIVANIIGDGNLEVIAAGEKLYVIDKTGARVWESNLGMALSNVHSSDLNEDGHGEIVAGSSSTYRFNKAYGQIFLLDGGGHLLWQSTQNYMTEYVVIKDMDHNGTLDLVLADYSNAISGYENMMAANKADMYFSQAMNSFNNEDYRDALVYFKIAREEYKKDKNTNKVLEADGYIQKCELFLNTGSSYEMGLYFFDMGEYQKSILYFEDAKTASLNKQDFDAALKAEEMIGKANNYVEAQNYLEEANKYFSEENFDKAYSAFNNALVIYQRLGDNQKVNLIQGNMLKIDNYKKAIDYFDMGKTYFSSKDYQNAKSYFQKASAEFNNLGDVGKVSACEDYISQCTQLLESSKGISSTNNILLYGGILIGFLLLIVLLLFFLLLK
- a CDS encoding 4Fe-4S binding protein, with translation MKPKVGVFQLASCSGCLLSHLDTGKISDFLNDYDVKYYPLVIDARKPPEELDLAVFEGAVGTIEKGHMKLVTEIRQRSKKVAALGACAVTTGILMHSAGNQMPMPETDAFLPISELVKVDYAIPGCPPSPEIIERFFDAFLRNDEKYLQAFTNIEENSEINIRYITQRALCISCGLCTAVCPTLALSDIEGKPVLRDEICVKCGECRFQCPRSYMPLDYINETVFKDESTSIDEYLGRYMSIYTVRATNQEILKNAQSGGTTTALMNYCLDSRIIDGILTGGKDKEKYWLARSALVTDYDELLETTGTTYNLCPTLNILKDAATSNYLKNIAIVGLPCVHQAVRKLEIYPLSLRSVIDKISLRVGLFCTHNFRYNAMIKMMEELGEIRAEDTYKVDIGAGNYVIYSVSGDIQKIPIDIVREYEQESCSICPDFTAELSDISIGSIGAPEGWNTVIVRTKTGQKTFEAAVQEGYLELGKEDKIPVDIELVKKLSKIKKNRSKKKIENRKKYNLKVPF
- a CDS encoding hydrogenase maturation protease, coding for MEYLDKENLILGCGNPLFGDDGFGTEFVKKLKDEKIEEKYNNLAVIDCGSGISPFLNLINSSKHKIKNLYIIDCGDFKGKLGDVLVLDGKEVQSEGFIKSSHSMNIPHEICNFSSNVKLILVQGNVDPNNMELRMNTEVKNAFGKVQSVINSFMEESQ
- the frhA gene encoding coenzyme F420 hydrogenase subunit alpha: MEGKGERIVSLDPTTRHEGHARLVLHVDEEGIVERAYYISTTMVRSFESLTLGRTYEFTPKASMRICGLCPISHAEASCQAIEGAFGLEIPQDALILREILGLASKMQDHALHQFLILNDIIDDEKIKKESIERIQELRRIGQKMKDIVGGEAIHPSNYCVGGFNKNISQRASASLYRLVRKYEKNAHLQKDLFIETIEKKLENLPNNIGISNSSILATHMTYGDRNEINIEAIREVIPSRFYGKEEEGRMTNTMIPLYYGETVETGPRARFIKFKRFSGDSALYINVARAREMLVMVYRAEELLDQLDVNGKTKPDHITVKEGEGIGVYEAPRGTLIHMAKTDQNGIMRDYRIISPTTWNIPTIGKAIEGSPQEYAEVIMRSYDPCLDCATHCIIVKDTDGKILERRYM
- the thrC gene encoding threonine synthase, whose protein sequence is MGGIKYYSTNRNINEAGFIPFKDLVSFKDALMMGQAPDAGLFMPERIPYISKGELEDLRGKRYFEVAHAILEKFLYVDIESDHLLKLCKEAYNFRVPIEKVYDRKYVLRLDQGPTASFKDFAARMMARLMGALKDEKKQLNILVATSGDTGSAVGEAFKGVSGINVFILYPESEVSGRQKKQLDTIGDNVTTLAVNGKFDDCQNLVKMAFQDNDLAKFNLTSANSINIGRILPQMIYYFYSYLEKSEEGEKFLVSVPSGNFGNSLGCEFGRRMGLPLHRLIMAVNENDEFPQYLGNGNYQKLSPSKACISSAMNVGHPSNLARFFELYGGTVDKSGKVFKYPDIKKMKENIYSRSISDQKTRDTIKNVYDKYNVVLEPHGAVGWAGLESYYHDNGDYGLSISLETAHPAKFPEEIKSLLGFEPELPEAMKDVDRRQGCPIRIENDYLQLKKFLESTLENK
- the aspS gene encoding aspartate--tRNA(Asn) ligase; translation: MLKRTCYSDNLKDGEEVILSGWVHERRDLGGIKFILLRDREGIAQITAPKKKVSEEIFKLMDSLGREWVIAVKGNVKSSPQAPGGLEVIPSEIEIINMAEPSLPLDPSEKVDADIDTRLDNRFMDIRKPKVTAIFKIRSEILSAAREYLLSQSFIEIQTPKISASGTEGGTELFPLSYFEREAFLAQSPQLYKQTMMATGMDRVFEMAHYFRAEESNTRRHLSESDAVDIEMSFIENEEDVMYILENLVSHILKSVSGNRKKELSLLGIEVNVPSTPFRRVNYDEAITLLQESGFSVHHGEDLGTESEKALGNIVKEKYGDDLYFLTKYPLSTKPFYTNFDGDVARAFDLDYKGVEISSGGQRIHNVEVLRTRIKEKGLPVSSFEAYLKPFRFGMPPHGGFGLGIDRLIMQMLNLENIREGVLFPHDRRRLEP
- the gatB gene encoding Asp-tRNA(Asn)/Glu-tRNA(Gln) amidotransferase subunit GatB, whose amino-acid sequence is MQLHEDKYKDLNLKIGLEIHVQLKTEQKIFCECSTDYISSSPNNNICPICTSQPGSKPMGVNEKALENLLKIGLFLGCKPHEKPFYVQRKHYFYPDLPSNYQRTSQPILANGIFMGVGIWEIHIEEDPGRYELREGKVDLNRCGVPLAEIVTAPDIKSPEYAREFLRDLLLSLEYLGVIRGESGSIRADVNISIMGGNRIEIKNVNSVKGVYKALKYEIVRQKAVLQRGGTITMETRHFDEGSMITKTLRKKETVADYRYIPDPDLVPIYIGPEWLQEIESVLPESPHNKKKRFMEEYSLGEEIVDALISDLYLSDFFEESAKNSNPLEAGKWCATELKRRLNEKNLSVSTSKITPKHISDMIGFIERGELSVKNAKWIIEDAVDTGEAIPVLMDKKNFYQISSEDTLLKIIDKILGDNPKAVQDYKSGNENALHFLFGKVVNETEGRAEPSKTIKLLKDKLCTVT